In a genomic window of Chrysemys picta bellii isolate R12L10 chromosome 1, ASM1138683v2, whole genome shotgun sequence:
- the RPL21 gene encoding large ribosomal subunit protein eL21, translated as MTNTKGKRRGTRYMFSRPFRKHGVVPLATYMRIYKKGDIVDIKGMGTVQQGMPHKCYHGKTGRVFNITQHAVGIIVNKQVKGKILAKRINVRIEHIKHSKSRDSFLQRVTENEKKKKEAKEKGTWFELKRQPAPPREAHFVRTNGKEPELLEPIPYEFMA; from the exons ATGACAAACACAaaggggaaaaggagagggacaCGTTATATGTTCTCGAGGCCATTTCGCAAACATG GAGTTGTCCCTCTGGCCACCTATATGCGAATCTACAAGAAGGGTGATATTGTGGACATCAAG GGCATGGGTACTGTTCAACAAGGTATGCCCCACAAGTGTTACCATGGCAAGACTGGAAGGGTATTTAACATTACTCAGCATGCTGTTGGCATTATCGTAAACAAACAGGTTAA GGGCAAGATTCTTGCCAAGAGAATTAATGTGCGTATTGAGCATATTAAACATTCTAAGAGCAGAGACAGCTTCCTGCAGCGTGTGacagaaaatgaaaagaagaaaaaggaagcaaaggAAAAAGGCACTTGGTTTGAACTGAAACGCCAG CCTGCTCCACCCAGAGAAGCACACTTTGTGAGAACCAATGGCAAAGAgccagagctgctggagccaATCCCCTATGAATTCATGGCATAg